In one Brevibacillus composti genomic region, the following are encoded:
- a CDS encoding fibronectin type III domain-containing protein translates to MKKRLMGLFSGLISVVILSTPVYAEDVEHLELAPVISKENQIELSWNKIGERYQVFSNGELIYDGEDTSYKHVKLYDSTPYSYLIKAFNKEDEVIDEVNVKTMTRPKENTELFSKASNETVSKMKENPLTDLQIDTITSNKMVIIDWPDIEGVNNYRVFREGEFLFETNESKVVDKRVKQGSQYIYSIEGERQISEEKKVEILRQIKSSGFGATDLASEETFYQAITIIREIDLGEKIELDSTVPVPKKWQLRYRTFIPENMVPNPFPDLDNKYEYFGGDGSDRDFNPADDRYRTHTELRVCIFCNSNGTGASVGITSIDVSPTKAYDSNKELVAVSREGSGDINFRYEPIVDQKNGKVEFVFDHAAGNPLVPGPDIDYYYHGRFWGGGTYSVDGGNDLAPSHEFSIIEPGSNRWVIKHATAHRDFNRLFPPLDHFFNFGR, encoded by the coding sequence ATGAAGAAAAGATTAATGGGTTTATTTAGTGGTTTAATATCAGTAGTGATATTATCCACACCCGTTTATGCTGAAGATGTTGAACACTTAGAGTTGGCACCAGTAATTAGTAAGGAGAACCAAATTGAGCTTTCCTGGAATAAGATTGGTGAACGTTATCAAGTTTTTTCAAATGGGGAATTAATCTATGACGGCGAAGACACCAGTTATAAACATGTAAAGTTATATGATTCAACACCGTATAGTTATTTAATTAAAGCATTCAATAAAGAAGATGAAGTTATTGATGAAGTAAACGTAAAAACCATGACTCGTCCCAAAGAGAATACAGAACTATTCTCGAAGGCTTCGAATGAAACTGTTAGTAAAATGAAAGAAAATCCCCTTACAGATTTACAGATTGATACCATTACAAGTAATAAAATGGTAATAATTGATTGGCCAGATATCGAGGGTGTTAACAATTACCGAGTATTTCGTGAAGGCGAATTTCTATTCGAAACCAATGAAAGCAAAGTTGTAGACAAAAGAGTTAAACAGGGTAGCCAATATATTTATAGTATTGAAGGTGAGAGGCAGATCAGTGAGGAAAAGAAAGTCGAGATACTTCGTCAAATAAAATCAAGTGGATTTGGAGCAACCGACTTAGCTAGTGAGGAAACTTTTTATCAAGCGATAACTATAATACGTGAAATAGATTTAGGTGAAAAAATTGAGTTGGATTCAACTGTACCTGTGCCCAAAAAGTGGCAACTGCGGTATAGGACATTTATACCGGAGAATATGGTACCCAATCCGTTTCCTGATTTGGACAATAAATACGAATATTTTGGTGGAGATGGGAGTGATAGGGATTTTAATCCGGCCGATGATCGTTATCGGACACATACAGAATTAAGGGTATGTATATTTTGTAATAGCAATGGAACTGGAGCATCAGTTGGGATTACAAGCATAGACGTTTCACCAACCAAAGCTTATGATTCAAACAAAGAACTGGTTGCCGTTTCAAGAGAAGGTTCTGGAGATATTAATTTTCGATATGAACCAATTGTTGACCAGAAAAACGGTAAGGTAGAGTTTGTATTCGATCATGCTGCAGGTAACCCATTAGTACCAGGTCCGGACATTGATTACTATTACCACGGTAGGTTTTGGGGCGGTGGTACTTATTCCGTTGATGGAGGAAATGACCTAGCTCCCAGTCATGAATTTTCAATAATAGAGCCTGGGAGTAATCGTTGGGTTATAAAGCATGCGACTGCCCATCGAGATTTTAATCGTTTGTTTCCACCTTTGGATCACTTCTTTAATTTTGGTAGATAA
- a CDS encoding DRTGG domain-containing protein, producing MATKHEQILQYIDKLPIGSKISVRQIAKDLDVSEGTAYRAIKEAETQGYVSTIERVGTVRIEKKQKENIERLTFAEVVNIVDGHVLGGREGLHKTLNKFVIGAMQLEAMMRYIDAGSLLLVGNRFQAHKIALQQGAAVLITGGFDTSEEVKQLADRLALPIISSSYDTFTVASMINRAIYDRLIKKEIVMVEDILKPLAETPVLLPSDPVAKWHQYTELYHDTRFPVVDEQMRLIGIVTSKDIIGHEETATVEKVMTKNPITTSPRVSVASSAHTMVWEGIELLPVVDNQRKLVGVLSRNDVLKALQYTAKQPQMSETFPNLIMSHFREERQGDELVYTGEVTPQMTNHLGTIASGIMTTVMAEAGCNLLRNHRRADMVPENITVYFLKPVQMESKIQVRPRLLDISRRFGKVEVSVYQGDVLVGQAMVSAQIIDR from the coding sequence ATGGCAACCAAACATGAACAAATCCTTCAATATATAGACAAACTGCCAATCGGCTCCAAAATATCGGTGCGTCAGATCGCCAAAGACCTCGATGTCAGCGAAGGAACGGCCTACCGCGCCATCAAGGAAGCGGAGACGCAAGGCTATGTCAGCACGATCGAGCGCGTAGGCACCGTGCGGATTGAGAAAAAGCAGAAGGAAAATATCGAGCGGCTCACCTTCGCCGAGGTGGTCAACATCGTGGACGGCCACGTGCTGGGCGGACGCGAAGGACTCCACAAGACGCTGAACAAATTCGTCATCGGCGCGATGCAGCTGGAAGCGATGATGCGCTATATCGATGCGGGCAGCTTGCTGTTGGTCGGGAACCGTTTTCAGGCGCACAAGATCGCGCTGCAGCAGGGGGCGGCGGTGCTGATTACCGGCGGCTTTGACACCAGCGAAGAAGTGAAGCAGCTGGCCGACCGTCTGGCCCTGCCGATCATCTCCTCCAGCTACGATACATTTACCGTCGCCTCCATGATCAACCGGGCCATCTACGACCGCCTGATCAAAAAAGAGATCGTCATGGTCGAAGACATCCTCAAGCCGCTGGCGGAAACGCCGGTCTTGCTGCCTTCTGATCCCGTAGCCAAATGGCATCAATATACAGAGCTGTACCACGACACCCGTTTTCCCGTCGTGGATGAGCAAATGAGACTGATCGGAATCGTCACCTCCAAGGATATTATCGGACATGAGGAGACGGCCACCGTCGAAAAAGTGATGACGAAAAATCCGATCACCACGTCGCCGCGCGTCTCTGTCGCCTCCTCCGCGCACACGATGGTCTGGGAGGGCATCGAGCTTCTGCCCGTCGTGGACAATCAGCGCAAGCTGGTCGGGGTGCTGAGCCGCAACGACGTGCTGAAAGCCTTGCAGTACACGGCCAAACAGCCGCAGATGAGCGAGACGTTCCCCAATCTGATCATGTCCCACTTCCGCGAGGAGCGGCAGGGAGATGAACTGGTCTACACCGGCGAGGTTACGCCGCAGATGACCAACCATCTGGGAACGATCGCGAGCGGCATCATGACCACCGTCATGGCCGAGGCAGGCTGCAATCTGCTGCGCAATCACCGCCGCGCCGATATGGTGCCGGAAAATATCACGGTCTACTTTTTGAAGCCGGTACAGATGGAGAGCAAGATCCAGGTGCGGCCGCGCCTCTTGGATATCAGCCGCCGCTTCGGGAAGGTGGAGGTGTCGGTCTATCAGGGGGACGTCCTGGTGGGCCAGGCGATGGTGTCGGCGCAGATTATTGATCGGTGA